The Achromobacter deleyi region CCCATCATGCGCGGCATCGGCACCGGCCCGCCCGAGCCGCCCAGTTCAAGCCTGGACAGGCGGTAGCCCGAGAAACCAAAGGCATTGGCCGCAGCCAGCGCGCGGTCCTTGAAGGCCTGCGCGGCATCCTTCAGCAGTTTGCGCTCTTCGGCATCGCGCGCCTCGCGCGACAGCGAGAAACTGATGTTGGAAATGGCGGTCTTGTCCGACAGCTTGGAAGCCAAGGCGGCGGCGGCTGCGAAGTCCTTGGATTCAAGCACGATCTCGCCTTGGCCGCGCCAGGAACTGATCTTTCCCTTGCTGCTCATGTTGGGCCAGACGTTGAAGCCGCTCGTGCTGACATCCACGCCCTTGGTATCGCGAGCACGGCTGACGACGTCTTCCAACGCCGCGGTCAACTTCTTGCCGGCGGACGGCTGGTCCGCCGCTTCAACTTCAGCAGACAGGGAAATGCGGACAGTGTCCTGCCTGACCTCGGAAGACGCCATGGCCTGCAGCGTCATCTCGGGAGAACGGTTGGCGGCCGGTTCCGTGACGGCGGGCGCGGTAGCCGGCGCCTGGGCCTGTGCATAAACGGGTTGAGCGGCGGCGATAGCGGCCACGGCTGCGCACGCTGCACCGAGTTTGGTCAGCGAAAAAACAGGGTGTTGGAACATGGACTGGTCCTAGGAGGGAGGACGAAGGGGGAGTGCCGAGGCGCCCGACGCGGACCTGCTCTTATGGCAGGCCCGCTGGGATAGATGCCCCGCCTGTGCCGTCAAGGCCGGCATCTCGAACCCTGAGGTTCAAGGTGGTCGCGTTCCGTAGAGCATCGGGTTCGTCTACGAGAGACAATCACTCCAGCTCTGCACTCCCGCAACCAATATGCCAAAAAGACATAGGTTCAGAGAATGTATGGCCTAGTCACGGACACGGCAGGGACAAACTGAAAAATCTTGAATACTGCTTATGAACGTTAGAGCAGTTTTTCCTGACCCGACAAGGCGTCATCGAGTACTGCGTTCATGTCCTCAATTCTACGCTTGAAGTCGCCGACCGCCAAACCGCCCAGCGGACCATCGGGCGCTTTCATCGCAAGCAGCTCGCCAGCGACCTGCAAAGCGGCCATGACGGCGATGCGCTCGTTGCTGGAAATCTTGCCCGTGCCCTGGATGCGCAGCATGAGTTGATCCACGTGGCGCACGGCGGCCATCAGCGTGGGCTTCTCTTCCGCGGAGCACGCCAGGGAATAGTCGCGCCCCAGTATCGTTACGTCTACACGTTCCATCAGTGTTGCTCTCCGGACGGCGCACCCGGCAAGCGGGCCAGTACGGCGTCGATGCGCTCGCGAGCCGCGGCGGCGGCAACGCGCAAGCGCTGTAATTCAGTGTCGCGGGTTTGCAGGTTGCCCTGCAATTCGGTTTCCCTGGCGGAAAACCGCGACTCGAGCGACTGGCGCTCCGTGGTCTCGCGCGCGAGCTGTTCGCGCAAGGCGACCTCGGCTTGCTGAGCCTGCTCGAGCATGGCGGTGACCGCGCCGTCGTGATCTTGAAGCTTGCTTTGCAGCGTGACGATCTCAGCCTCGCGCTCGGCGGCGCGCTGCTTGAGCACGCGTTGCTCAGCTTCGAAATCGTTCAGGCGGAGGCGCAACGCGTCACGCTCGGCGTGGAGTTGGCGGGTGCGTTGCACCAGTTGCCCGATTCGGGCGGCGAGTTGGTCTAGATCTTGCAGCATGGGCGCTATCGTAAACCATCCTGGGTTGAACCGGGCCTCTTCACGCAAGGTGAGAAACCCGGCAATATTCAGTAGGAAATACGGTTAGGATTCGGGCGGCGGAAGGTTACCGATTCTTGGATGCGATGGAAAGTCCCATCCGCCAAAATTGCCGCGTCCGGCCGATCCGGCTTTCGCATTTCTTTCTATAAACTTTCACTTAGCTTTCAAAAAGCCCTCAATCTTCCCGTACCGTTACAAATCGGGGTCGGGAGTTCCCCAATTCTAGGGAAAACCCCAGGCTTTCACAGAGCTTACAGGGTTTGCAGCGTGGCGGGCGTCCATTACCATTCGCCCTTTCAAGAAACCACGCCGTCGCTTTCAAAAGAACTAATGGCACACAGAAGTGCCTTTTTTGTGCCTGTCACTCGCCTGTCGGCGAGTTCCATCCGGCTACAAACCTCTTTTTATCTACATGCTGTAAACAGGAGCCAACCAATCATGCAGCTACGCAATCGACAGGACTTCTGGTCTGGGGTGATGTTCATCGCCCTTGGACTGGGATTCGCCTGGCAGGCCAGCAGCTACCAAATGGGTACTGCTGCCCGAATGGGCCCAGGGTACTTTCCGTTCTGGCTAGGCATCGTTCTCTCATTGCTGGGCGCCATCGTGCTGCTTAGCTCGCTGTCAAAGAAAGCCCAGGAAACGCACGTCGACAAGTTCGACTGGCGCATCCTGTTCCTCGTCGTGGGCTCCGTGGTTCTCTACGGCTTCATCCTCAAGCCGCTGGGTATCTATATCTCGGTGTTCATCCTGGTTGTCATCAGCAGCCTGGCCAGCCACGAGTTCAGCCTGAAGGTCGCCGTCGCCAACGCGATCTTCCTGGTGCTCTTCTCGTATCTGGCATTCGTCAAGGGGCTGGGGCTGATTTTCCCGCTGTGGCCGTCGTTTCTGGGCATGAACTAAGGAGCAACCGGTCATGGAATTGTTTGACAACCTGATGTTGGGTTTCTCGGTGGCGTTCACGCCCGAGAACCTGTTCTACGCACTGCTGGGCTGCATCCTGGGTACGCTGATCGGCGTGCTGCCGGGCATCGGCCCCGTCCCGACGATCGCAATGCTGTTGCCGATCACGTACGTGCTGCCCCCGATCGCAGGCCTGATCATGCTGGCCGGCATCTATTACGGCGCCCAGTACGGCGGATCCACTACAGCCATTCTCGTGGCGCTTCCAGGGGAAACCTCCGCGGTGGTGACCGTGCTGGACGGTCACCAGATGGCCCGCAACGGCCGCGCTGGCGCCGCACTGGCCATCGCAGCCCTGGGTTCGTTCTTCGCCGGTTGCGTCGCCACGCTGCTGCTGGCTGCCTTCGCGCCTCCGCTGGCTGAAGTCGCCTTCAAGTTCGGCCCCGCCGAGTACTTCTCGCTGATGTGCCTGGGCCTGGTCGGCGCCGTGGTGCTGGCCTCGGGCTCGCTGCCCAAGGCGATCGCGATGATCATCCTGGGCCTGCTGCTGGGCATGGTCGGCACCGACGTCAACTCGGGCGTTGCCCGCTACGACTTCGGCATCCCCGAACTGCAAGACGGCATCGACTTCGCCATCGTGGCCATGGGCGTGTTCGGCTTTGCCGAAATCATGACCAACCTGGAACAGAAGGAAAACCGCGTCGACATCACCGACAAGATCGGCACGCTGTACCCGAACAAGCAGGAATTCAAGGAAGCCTACCCGGCGGTGCTGCGCGGCACGGCATTGGGTTCGGCCCTGGGCATCCTGCCTGGCGGCGGCGCCGTGCTGTCGTCGTTCGCTTCCTACACGCTGGAAAAGAAGATCTCGAAGAATCCGGAACGCTTCGGCAAGGGCCATCCGGCCGGCCTGGCTGGTCCGGAATCGGCGAACAACGCTGCTGCCCAGACCTCGTTCATCCCGCTGCTGACGCTTGGTATCCCGGGCAACGCCGTGATGGCGCTGATGGTCGGCGCGATGACGATCCACAACATCCAGCCCGGCCCGCAAGTCATGACGAGCCACCCGGAGCTGTTCTGGGGCCTGATCGCCTCGATGTGGATCGGCAACCTGATGCTGGTGGTGCTGAACCTGCCGCTGATCGGCCTGTGGGTCAAGCTGCTGAAGGTGCCCTACCGCATCCTGTTCCCGGCGATTCTGGTGTTCTGCACGATCGGTGTGTATTCGCTGAACTACAACCCGTTCGACATCTTCACCACCGCCATGTTCGGCATCATCGGCTACCTGTGGTCCAAGCTGAAGTGCGAAGGCGCCCCGCTGCTGCTGGGCCTGGTGCTGGGCCCCATGATGGAAGAGAACTTCCGTCGCGCCCTGCTGCTGTCTCGCGGCGACTTCACCACCTTCGTGACGCGTCCGCTGTCGGCCTCGCTGCTGGCTGTCGCGGTCTTCCTGGTGATCCTGGTGGCCCTGCCCGCCATTCGCAAGAAGCGCGAAGAGACCTTCGTCGAAGAAGAATAAAGCGCGTTCCGCCGCCTTGCGGCGGCGTTCTCGCCTCCAAACCCCCGGGCCCTGCCCGGGGGTTTTTTCTTGGCGAACGGAACATCGACCGCCCAAAGCTACTAGAAATTACAACACGCTACAAAACGTGGGCCGCAGTCGACTATCTACGTTAAGCTACGGGTTTACCCCACGCGATTATTCGACATGAATTTCGACTGGAAGAATCCCTACCCTACCACCCGCGCGCCGGTGTTCGCCCGCAATGTCGTCGCCACGTCGCAACCGCTGGCCGCCCAGGCGGGATTGCGGATCCTTGCCCTCGGCGGCAATGCGGTCGACGCGGCGATCGCCGCCGCCGCCACGCTGGCCCTGACCGAACCGGTCAGCAACGGCCTTGGTTCGGACTGCTTCGCCATCATCTGGGACGGGTCCCGGCTGCATGGATTGAACGCGTCGGGTACGGCGCCCGCCGCCTGGAATGTGGATTACTTCCGGCGCAAGCACCAGGGTGTGATTCCCACCCGGGGCTGGGACAGCGTGACGGTGCCAGGCTGCGTGGCCGGCTGGGGCGCCCTGCATGAAAAACTGGGCCGCATGGCGTTTGCCGACGTGCTGGCGCCGGCCATCGAATACGCGGAACGCGGCTACGCGGTGTCGCCCATCGTCCAGGAAAAATGGGCCGCGCAGGCCGACATCCTCCAGCCGCAACCCGGCTTCGCCCAACATTTCCTGCCGCGCGGCCGCGCCCCACATATCGGCGAGCACTTCGTGCTGCAGGGCGCGGCGACCACGCTCAAGCGCATTGCGGCCAGCGGCGGGCGGGACTTCTACGAAGGCGAAACGGCGCACAAGCTGGTGGCGCACGCGCAGGCGCATGACGCCGCCCTGACGCTGGCGGACCTGCGCAACTACACGCCGGAATGGGTCACGCCGATCAGCCAGTCCTACCGCGGCCATACACTGCATCAGATCCCTCCCAATGGCCAGGGCATCGCCGCGCTGATCGCCTTGGGCATCCTGCAGAACTTCGATCTGGCGGCCCGTCCGATCGACCATCCCGATACCCAGCACCTGCTGATCGAGGCCATGAAACTGGCTTTCGCCGATGTCTATGCGCACGTGGCCGATGCGCGCCACATGCGCCTGACACCCGAGCAGATGCTGCGCGCCGACTATCTGGCCGAGCGCGCCCGCCTGATCGATCCCCGCGTCGCCCAGGCGTTCGCCCCCGGTCATGCGCCGCAAGGCGGAACCGTCTACCTGACCGCGGCGGACAGGAACGGCATGATGGTGAGCTTCATCCAGTCGAACTACATGGGCTTCGGTTCCGGGGTCGTGGTGCCGGGCACCGGCGTCAGCCTGCAGAACCGCGGGCATTGCTTCAGCACCGACCCGGACCATCCCAACGTGGTGGCCGGCGGCAAGCGGCCCTTTCACACCATCATCCCCGGCTTCCTGATGCGCGACGGCGCTCCCGTGATGAGCTTTGGCGTCATGGGCGGCAATATGCAGCCCCAGGGGCAGGTGCAGACACTGGTGCGCATGCTGGACTACGGCCAGCAGCCCCAGACCGCCTGCGACGCTCCTCGCTGGAAATGGAACCAGGGCCTGGCGGTGGACGTGGAACCCGCCATCTCCCCGGCCGTCGCGCAAGGACTGCGCGCGCGTGGCCACGTCCTCGAGGGCATTGACGACCCCTACATGGACTTCGGATCGGGCCAGTTCATCTGGCGCCTGGGAGATCCGGCGGTGGACGGCTACGTCAGCGCCAGCGACAGCCGTCGCGACGGACTCGCCGCCGGCTTTTGATTGCGTTAAGGTTAGTGTCCTGAGACAGACCTTACCTTTCTAGAGCGGAGTCCCCTGCATGGCAACGATCGGTACCAAGAGCTACGACGCGGTCGTAGCCCAGAAAGTCGCTTTCCTCGGATTGGGCGTGATGGGCCTGCCCATGGCTGGCCATCTGGCACGCGCCGGCCACGACGTGACCGTCTACAACCGTACGCCCGCCAAGGCGCAGGCCTGGGCCGCGGAATTTGGCGGCCGTAGCGCCACCACGCCGCGCGAAGCCGTTGCCGGCGCGCAAATCGTCTTCGCCTGCGTCGGCAATGACGACGACCTGCGCAGCGTTGTGCTGGGGCCGGACGGCGCGTTCTCGGGCATGGCGCCCGGCGCCATTTTCGTCGACCACACCACTGCGTCGGCGGATGTGGCGCGCGAGCTCTACTCGCAAGCCAAGGATCTTGGCCTGAATTTCGTGGATGCGCCCGTATCGGGCGGCCAGGCCGGCGCCGTCAATGGCGTGCTGACGATCATGTGCGGCGGAGAGCACGCCGCGTTCGACGCCATCAAGCCCGTGGCCCAGAGCTTCGGTCGCGCGGTCACGCTGGTGGGCCCTCCGGGCGCCGGACAGTTGGCCAAGATGGTCAACCAGATCTGCATCGCAGGCATCGTTCAAGGCTTGTCCGAAGCCGTGGCGTTCGGTCAGGCCGCCGATCTGGACATGAAGCTTGTGCTGGACGTGATCAGCAAGGGCGCGGCGCAAAGCTGGCAGATGGAGAACCGCGGCGGCACCATGGTCGACGACAAGTTCGAGTTTGGCTTCGCGGTCGACTGGATGCGCAAGGACCTGGGCCTGGTGCTGGCCGAGGCGCGCAACAACGGCGCGCGCCTGCCCTTGACCGCCCTGGTGGACCAGTTCTACGGCGACGTCCAGAAGATGGGCGGCGGCCGCTGGGATACGTCCAGCCTGGTCAAGCGCCTGCGCGACTGACCCGGCCTGTACACCAAAAAAAAGCGAGCCACGAGGCTCGCTTTTTTCTTGCCGCGCGGTTCGCGCTTTACGCAGCCAGGCTGGTTTGCGCCGTGCCCGGGAGCAGCGCGTCGATGCGTTGCCTGGCCTGCGCCACGCCTTCGAGCGCGGCCACTTCACCCATGGCCATGCCTTCGGCGGCGATGAAGTTGACGTCGTTCATTCCCAAGAAGCCCAGCATCTGGCGCAGATACGGCGTCAGCGTGTCGGACGGCGTGCCTTCGGCCTTGCCGCCGCGCGCGGTCAGGACAAACACCTGCTTACCCTTGACGAGGCCCTCCGGCACGCCTTCCGGCGTATAACGGAACGTGACGCCGGCCCGGGCCAGATGGTCCAGATAGCTCTTGAATTGCGCGGGCAGGTTGAAGTTGTACACGGGCACGGCAAAGACGATGCGGTCCGCTTCCATCAGTTCAGCCACCAGGGAATCGCTCAGTTCGACGATGCGTTGCTGTTCGACGCTGCGGGCCTCGGCGGGAGTGAACAAGGCGCCGGCGGTGTTGCCGTCGAAATACGGAATGGGTTCGGCGCCGATGTCGCGAACCTTGACGATGGCTGCCGGGTTGGAAGCCTTGACGCGCGCAATCAGGTGATCGGCCAATTGCTTGCTGTTGGAACGCTCGCCGAGAATCGAGGAAAGAATAACCAGGGTCTTCATTGCAAATATCTCCAGTGATTGCCCGCGCATCGCGGGCGGTCAGGATCTGTCAGCGCCACGCCTGAGCCCGAAAGGGTCAACGGACTTGGCTTGCCGCCGGATGGCGTTGGCAGATCCCGAATGCATGGCGTCACTGTAGACGGGTTAATTGAACACATAAATACGGGTAAGATGAACTGTTCGTTCCAAACATAGAACAATCATGCAAGATCTCAATGACCTCTATTACTTCTCCCAAGTCGTCGAGCAAGGCGGCTTCAGCGCCGCGGCAAGGGCGCTGGACATCCCGAAATCCCGCTTGTCACGCCGGATCTCGCACCTGGAGGAGAGCCTGGGCGTGCGGCTCTTGCAACGCACCACCCGCCGCCTGCGCCTGACCTCGGCCGGGGAACGCTACCTGCACTACTGCCGGGAAATGGCCGCTTCCGCGCGCGCGGCGGACGACGCCATGCGGCAACTGCAGTCCGAGCCCACCGGCCCGGTTATCGTGAGCTGCCCGGTATCCATCGCGCAGGACGTGCTGGCCCCGCTGCTGCCGGAATTCCTGGACGCCTGGCCGGCCGTATCGGTGCAGCTGCTGGTCACCAACCGCCGCGTGGACCTGATCCGCGAAGGCGTGGACCTGGCGCTGCGTGTCCGGACCAAGCTGGACACGGACGCGGAACTGGTCGTGAGGCACCTGGGCACGGCGCGCGGCACGCTGGTGGCCAGCCCGAGCTACCTGCAGCGCCATGGCGCGCCGGATACGCCGCAGGACCTGGCGACCCACACCACGCTGAGCTTCAGCGACCCGCAAAACGAAGTGCGCTGGCCGCTGCGCAACGACAAGGGCGAAGAGGTGCATATCGAGCTCAAGCCGCAGCTGTCTTGCAACGACTTCATCGTGCTGACCGAAGCGGCCGTGCGCGGCCGGGGCATCGCGTTGCTGCCGTCGATAGCCACGCAGGAAGAACTGCGCCGCGGCCAGCTCGTGCCGGTGCTGCCGCAATGGCAGTCGCCGGAGGGCATCGTGCATTGCATCTATCCATCACGGCGGGGGATGATGCCCGCCGTGCGCACCCTGCTCGACTTCCTGTCCCAGCGCTTGCCGTCGATGTACCAGCGGCTGGAAAAGACTCCGGCGCCAGCGGCTCAATAGCCGCGCGAGCGCTCCACCACGCCGGTGATGGACTCGCCGCGCAGCAGCTGAGCCACCTTGCCCGCGATCTGCCCGATGCTTTCGTCGCGCAGCGTGCGCGCCGCGATGTGGGGCGTGACATGGACACGCGGGTCGCGCCAGAAGGGGTGGTCCTTGGGCAGCGGCTCGGTGTGGAAGACGTCCAGCGTGGCGCCGGCGATCTCTCCTTCTTCGAGCATCTGGACCAGGTCGTCCTCGACCAGGTGCTCGCCGCGACCCACGTTGACCAGATGCGCTTCGGGCAGGAGCCGCGACAGGGTCTCGCGATTGAGGATGCCCTGCGTATCCGGCGTAAGAGGCAGCACGTTCACGAGAAAGCGCGTGCGCGCCAGGAAGGCCGGCAAGGCGGCCTCGCCCGCGAAGGATTCCACGCCGGGAATCTCGCGCGGCGAGCGCGACCATCCCGCCACCGGGTAGCCGAAGCCGGCCAGGGTCTGCGCGACCCGCGCGCCCACCTGCCCCAGCCCCAGGACGCCGACCGGCCAATCGGCCTGCCGCGTGCCTTCCCGGGTATCCCAGTGCTGGCGCGCCTGCGCGTGATCGAAGGCCTCGAAATCGCGCGAGACGCGCAGCAGCGCATACAGCGCGTACTCGGCCATCTGCACCGACATGCCGGCGTCCTCCAGGCGCACGATGCGCACGTGCTGGGGGATCTCGGGCATCTTCAGCAAGGCGTCGACGCCCGCGCCCAGGTTGAACAGGGTCTGCAGGCCGGTCTCATGCTTGAAGAGCTCGACAGGCGGCCGCCATACGAGGGCGACTTCCGCGCCGGAGGGCGGACCGTCCGGATTCCATACGGAGATGCGGCAGCCGGGCATGGCGGCTTCAAGGCGAGGCACCCAGGCATCGGGATCGTGGTGGGGGCAGGCAAAGAGAATATGCATGGTGGCAGTGCGCGGGCGATGAAAAGCACAAGCATGAGGGATGGCGCGGCACAAATCAAACGGCCCGGCATGAAGCCGGGCCGTCGATGCCGCGACAGAGGTATCCGCTCAGGCCGTTTGCGGCACCTGGGGCTTGTTCTTGCCCTTGTTGCGGCGCAGGAAGGCCCAGACCTGCAGCACGATCAGCAAGGTGCTGGCGGCAATGAACCAGGCGCTGATCGGACGTTCGACGAACACCGCCAGGTCACCCCGCGACAACAGCAGCGCGCGGCGGAAGTTCTCTTCCACCATGGGTCCGAGCACGAAGCCGAGCAGGATGGGAGCCACCGAGAATTCCAGCGTCATGAGGATGGCGCCGATCACACCGAAGGCCAGCACTTCCCAGATCTGGAAGAGGCTGTTCTGCGTGCTGAACACACCCACCGCGATGAAGAACAGCGCGGACGGGAACAGGTAGCGGTAAGGCACCTGCAGCAGCTTCACCCAGACGCCGATCAGCGGCACGTTCAACACCATCAGCAGCACGTTGCCCACCCAGAAGCTGGCGATCAGCCCCCAGAAGATGTCCGGATGCTCGGTGATGAGCTGCGGCCCCGGCTGGATGCCCTGGATCAGCAACGCGCCCAGGATGAGCGCCATCACGGCGTCGCCAGGAATGCCCAGACTCATCGTCGGGATAAAGTCGACCTGCGTCTTGGAGTGCGAGGAAGCTTCTGGCGAGGCCACGCCCGCGATCATGCCGGTGCCGAACTTCTCGGGCGTCTTGGATATCTTGCGTTCGAGCGCATAGGCCACGAACGTGGTGATGGTCGGGCCGGTGCCGGGCATGGCGCCGAACAGCGTGCCGACGGCCGTGCCGCGCACCATGGGCCAGAACGCCGTCTTGAGTTCCTGCTTGCTGGGCCGCATGTCGCGCAGGCGCAGCTTGGCGCCGCTGCCTATGATGGTCATGCGGTTCACGCTCATCAGGAAGTCGGCCACGCCGAACAGGCCCATCGAGATCGCCACCAGTTCCAGGCCATCGGACAGGTCCAGCAAGCCGAACGAGAAGCGGATGGTGCCGGTGTTCACGTCGGTGCCGACCACCCCGCACATCAGGCCGAACAAGGTCATGGCCACGCCCTTGAGCGGAGAACCGCGCGACATCGTGGCGCCCGCCAGCAGGCCCAGCAGCATGATCGAGAAGATCTCGGTCGGGCCGAACTTGAACGCGACCTCCACCAGCAGGGGCGACGCGAAGATCATGACGATGATGCCGACCGACGCCGCGAAGAACGAGCAGATCATCGTGATGCCGAGCGCTGTTCCCCCCTTGCCCTGCTTGGTCAATGGATAACCGTCAAGGCAGGTGACCGCGTGCGGCGGATGCGAAGGCAGGTTGAGCAGGATCGCGCCAATGGCGCCGCCGTATTGCGAGCCATAGAAAATGCCGGCCAGCATCAGGATGGCGGGCACCGGCTGCATGACGTAGGTCAACGGCAACAGGATGGAAATGGCCGACAGGGCGCCCATGCCGGGCAGCACGCCGATGAGGTTGCCCACGAGCACGCCGAAGAACGACCACATCAGGTTGTGCCACTGGAACGCGACGCCGAAGCCGTACCAAAGGTCTACCAAAGATTGAGAGATCATGGCGCTTCAACCCCAACGAAACAGCGGCAGCTGCAATTGCAGCGCCCACCAGAAAACAACGACCGCGATGGCGGACATGGCGATCGACAGCAGGACCGCCTGCTTGATCGTGTTCTTGCGATCCCCCAGCGCCGAAATGAAGACTATGGCGAACGTGGCGGGCAGCAGGCCGCCGTAATGGCCCAGCAGCAGGAAGGCCAGGATGCCAAGCAGGATGCACGCGCTGCCGCGGAAATCCGGCATGCCGTGCGCATGGCCATCGCCGGGCGCCGGCGCGGTGGAGTCGCCCGAACGCGCCGATACCGCGATCAGCACGCCCGTCAGCGCGAGCAGGCCCCCAAGCGCGGCGGGAAAGAAGCCCGGGCCCATGTGGCTGAGCGAGCCGATGTGATAGTCGGTTCCGCCGTAGATCGCGCCCAGCCCGATCAGGACCATCAGCGCACCGCCGTAGTAGTCCTTTCTATTGATTGTTTTTTGCACTTCCATCCTCCTTCCTGGTGCAGGACCGTGCCGGCCCTTGATGTGCCGCTCGGAACGAGCGCCACCCGGCCCCTGACGACAGGCCGGAACGCAGATTACGGAAGGAAGCTGCTAATCCGCTTTCTGTGCGCTGTCGCGTTCCTGAATCCAGGGGTTATCCCTGAGCGGAAGCCGCAATCGGCGCGAAATAAGCGGAGAGAAGATTGAAAGCCGGGAGGCTACTGATCGCCCTTGAGCTCGACGTCGATCGGCCTTGGGTACTGCGACACAATGGGCGCGAGCGGCAGCCACAGCACGGCCGCCAGGCCGACGCCGCCCCTGTCGTTGGACTCGCCATCGCGCAGTTCGATGTCGCCATCGTTGCGCCTGGCGTAGGCGCGCGCGATCGCCAACCCCAGGCCGGAGCCCGAGGACGCGACAGGCTTGTCCGTGCCCACGCGCTCGAAACGCGCGAAGGCGCGCACGCGCAAGACCGGGTCCAGGCCGGGGCCGTTATCGGACACGGCGACCTCGACGCGGTTCTCCAGCCGACAGACGGAGACCGTGATGCGCGCGCCGACGGGGGCATAGTGAATCGCGTTGTGCACCAGGTTCGATAGCGCCTCGTGCAGCTCGGCCTCGTTCCCGGAGACGGCCACCGGCGTTTCCAGCCCTTCTTCGGAGCCCGCCTGCACCCACCCCAGATCCTGCTGTTTCTCGTGGGCCAGCGGCAGGTATTGCAGCACGACTTCACGGGAGACGGCGTTCATGTCCAACAGTTGGCGTGGCAGCGGGGCGGCCTGGTTGGCGTGCGCAAGCGAGAGCAGCTGCTCGGTCAGGCGGCGCGTGCGGCCCAGCTGGTCAACGATGGCGCGCAGGCCTTCCTGGGCGCGCGCCGGATCGCGTTCGCGCAGCGCGTATTGCGCCTGCGTCAGCATGATGGCCAGCGGCGTGCGCAACTGATGGGAGGCGTCGGCCAGGAAGTGCGACTGCTCGTCCAGCACCCGCCGATAGCGGGCGATATGGTGATTGACGGCCTCGACCAGGGGCGCGACTTCGCTGGGCACGCGCGAGGCGTCCAGCGGCGTCAGGTCGTCCGGGCGGCGCCCGCGGATATCCGCGCGCAGCCGACGCAAAGGCTTGAGCGCCCACGACACGCCCCACCAGACCAGCACCACCACCAGCGCGAGCATCCGCGCATCGCGCAGGATCTCCTGGCGCCGCGCGTTGTTCTCGGCCTCGATGCGCTTGCCGGTGCTTTCCGCCACCACCACCAGCACCTGGCGGTGCTGGCCTTGGTAATAGAGGTCGCGCACCACCGATACCACCCGCACCGGATCGTTGCGGTACACGCTGTCGTAAAAGATGGGCTGCCCGTTCGAACGAGGCCAGTTGGGGGGACGCGGCATTTCCGGCATGCCCAGCAAGGTCTTGCCTTGGGTCACGGGCACGGCGGCGCCGTCCGGCAGGGGCGGATCGATTTCCTCGATGCGGAAGTACTTGCGCAGGCCGGCGCGGGACTCGAGCATGACCTGCGCGTACAGCGGCGTGGCCACCTGAAGATTGCCTTCGGGCGTGAACTCCAGGCTGCTTTCCAGCACGCGGGCGGGCTCCACCAGCGCGCTGTCATAGGCTTCGTTGGTGATCTCCGACAGGGTGCGGTAGTCGTTCAGGGAGTCGATGACCAGCAGCACCACCACGCCGGGCAGCAACAAGATGATCAGCAGCGCGCGAATGCCGACGCGCGGCAATCCCGGAATCCGCAGGCTCACTTGGTGCCTGTGGATTCCGCGGACTCACTGGCAACGCTTTCCAGCATGTAGCCC contains the following coding sequences:
- a CDS encoding SIMPL domain-containing protein (The SIMPL domain is named for its presence in mouse protein SIMPL (signalling molecule that associates with mouse pelle-like kinase). Bacterial member BP26, from Brucella, was shown to assemble into a channel-like structure, while YggE from E. coli has been associated with resistance to oxidative stress.); protein product: MFQHPVFSLTKLGAACAAVAAIAAAQPVYAQAQAPATAPAVTEPAANRSPEMTLQAMASSEVRQDTVRISLSAEVEAADQPSAGKKLTAALEDVVSRARDTKGVDVSTSGFNVWPNMSSKGKISSWRGQGEIVLESKDFAAAAALASKLSDKTAISNISFSLSREARDAEERKLLKDAAQAFKDRALAAANAFGFSGYRLSRLELGGSGGPVPMPRMMGASAMSKDASGSYNSSVPLEAGDVTVSIAVNGTIVLQ
- a CDS encoding cell division protein ZapA, translated to MERVDVTILGRDYSLACSAEEKPTLMAAVRHVDQLMLRIQGTGKISSNERIAVMAALQVAGELLAMKAPDGPLGGLAVGDFKRRIEDMNAVLDDALSGQEKLL
- a CDS encoding tripartite tricarboxylate transporter TctB family protein, encoding MQLRNRQDFWSGVMFIALGLGFAWQASSYQMGTAARMGPGYFPFWLGIVLSLLGAIVLLSSLSKKAQETHVDKFDWRILFLVVGSVVLYGFILKPLGIYISVFILVVISSLASHEFSLKVAVANAIFLVLFSYLAFVKGLGLIFPLWPSFLGMN
- a CDS encoding tripartite tricarboxylate transporter permease yields the protein MELFDNLMLGFSVAFTPENLFYALLGCILGTLIGVLPGIGPVPTIAMLLPITYVLPPIAGLIMLAGIYYGAQYGGSTTAILVALPGETSAVVTVLDGHQMARNGRAGAALAIAALGSFFAGCVATLLLAAFAPPLAEVAFKFGPAEYFSLMCLGLVGAVVLASGSLPKAIAMIILGLLLGMVGTDVNSGVARYDFGIPELQDGIDFAIVAMGVFGFAEIMTNLEQKENRVDITDKIGTLYPNKQEFKEAYPAVLRGTALGSALGILPGGGAVLSSFASYTLEKKISKNPERFGKGHPAGLAGPESANNAAAQTSFIPLLTLGIPGNAVMALMVGAMTIHNIQPGPQVMTSHPELFWGLIASMWIGNLMLVVLNLPLIGLWVKLLKVPYRILFPAILVFCTIGVYSLNYNPFDIFTTAMFGIIGYLWSKLKCEGAPLLLGLVLGPMMEENFRRALLLSRGDFTTFVTRPLSASLLAVAVFLVILVALPAIRKKREETFVEEE
- a CDS encoding gamma-glutamyltransferase family protein, translated to MNFDWKNPYPTTRAPVFARNVVATSQPLAAQAGLRILALGGNAVDAAIAAAATLALTEPVSNGLGSDCFAIIWDGSRLHGLNASGTAPAAWNVDYFRRKHQGVIPTRGWDSVTVPGCVAGWGALHEKLGRMAFADVLAPAIEYAERGYAVSPIVQEKWAAQADILQPQPGFAQHFLPRGRAPHIGEHFVLQGAATTLKRIAASGGRDFYEGETAHKLVAHAQAHDAALTLADLRNYTPEWVTPISQSYRGHTLHQIPPNGQGIAALIALGILQNFDLAARPIDHPDTQHLLIEAMKLAFADVYAHVADARHMRLTPEQMLRADYLAERARLIDPRVAQAFAPGHAPQGGTVYLTAADRNGMMVSFIQSNYMGFGSGVVVPGTGVSLQNRGHCFSTDPDHPNVVAGGKRPFHTIIPGFLMRDGAPVMSFGVMGGNMQPQGQVQTLVRMLDYGQQPQTACDAPRWKWNQGLAVDVEPAISPAVAQGLRARGHVLEGIDDPYMDFGSGQFIWRLGDPAVDGYVSASDSRRDGLAAGF
- a CDS encoding NAD(P)-dependent oxidoreductase, with translation MATIGTKSYDAVVAQKVAFLGLGVMGLPMAGHLARAGHDVTVYNRTPAKAQAWAAEFGGRSATTPREAVAGAQIVFACVGNDDDLRSVVLGPDGAFSGMAPGAIFVDHTTASADVARELYSQAKDLGLNFVDAPVSGGQAGAVNGVLTIMCGGEHAAFDAIKPVAQSFGRAVTLVGPPGAGQLAKMVNQICIAGIVQGLSEAVAFGQAADLDMKLVLDVISKGAAQSWQMENRGGTMVDDKFEFGFAVDWMRKDLGLVLAEARNNGARLPLTALVDQFYGDVQKMGGGRWDTSSLVKRLRD